DNA sequence from the Arthrobacter crystallopoietes genome:
CAGCACGCCACTGCTGTGGCCGTTGGCCGTATCGACGACGAGGAGGTCGGCGCCGGCGTCGATCATGGCCATGCCGCGTTCGTAACCGTCACCGAAGAAGCCGATAGCGGCGCCGACACGCAGTCGGCCCTCATCGTCCTTGGTGGCCAGCGGGTACTGCTCGGCCTTATCGAAGTCCTTGACCGTAATCAGGCCCTGCAGCATTCCGGCGTCGTCGACCAGCGGCAGCTTCTCGATCCGGTTCTTGCCCAGCAGTTCGATCACCTCGGGCCGGCTGATGCCGACCTTGCCGGTGATCAGCGGCATTGCGGTCATCACCTCGTGCACCTTGGTGGTCGGGTAGTCGGCGCGGGGCACAAAGCGGGTATCGCGGTTGGTGCAGATGCCCAGCAGCTTCCCGTCCGTGTCCACCACGGGCAGTCCCGACACCCGGTAGTTGAAGCAGAGCTCGTCCAGTTCGGCCAGTGTCGCGTCCGGGGAGATGGTCACCGGGTTCGTGATCATGCCCGATTCGCTCCGCTTGACCCGGTCCACGTGCTCGGCCTGGTCCTGGATGGAGAGGTTGCGGTGGATTACCCCGAGACCGCCCTGGCGTGCCATCGCGATGGCCATCCGGGACTCGGTCACAGTGTCCATGGCCGCCGAGAGCAGCGGGGTCTGGACCGTGATGCGCTTGGACAACCGGGAGCTGGTGTCGGCCTCGGAGGGGATGACATCTGTTGGGCCGGGCAGCAGCAGCACGTCGTCGTAGGTCAAGCCCTCGAAGGCGAACGGGTTAAATTCTTGAGTCACTGTGCGGCCTTTCGGAGATACACCGGAATGGGAAGCGGCCAATGTCGCGGGGGTTACCGGTACAGAGGTGGATAGTTACATCCTAAAACCATTTGCCACCCGGCTCTATTTCGTTCCCGCACCCATGTGGTGGAACTAACTCAAGCCGCGTCTTCTTCCGGTGCCCTTATACGCCGTAAGCCTCCCCTCATATGCGATCAGGAAGGCTCCGTCGGCGCCCACTCCTGCATCCCGGACAGCGGCCTGGGAAGGCCGCAAGCCTTCTCCGCCGGCGCAGGAGGTTGCCAGGTAACCGCCGCTTCGTTCGGTAGGGGCCTCGCCCCCAGGATGGGCCGCCCGCCAGAATTCGTAGGTGCCCTCGCTAAAACAGACGTGTTGCACTGCCTCTTCATCCGCTGCGTCAGGCGCCGGTGAGGTTTTGCCCGATGCCACGTCGAGGAGCACCGGCTTGCCGTTCAGCTCAATGCGCTGCGACAGGTCTTCTCCCGAATTTGCCGCAGCCGGGCCGGTGACCAGATCCTCATCCGCACCCGCGTCCAGTTGCCATTTCGACTTGCCAGTCAACAGGCCGTAGCCCTCAATAACGACATCCAGACCCTCGAAAGAAGCAATCTCGCCATCGTCAAAGATCGCTTTACCTCGGGTCAGGCAACGGATTCCCAACAAGGCGCCGTCCTCTAGTTTGTGCGGGCCCGTGTCGAACTGGTCGTTGCAATCCGTGCCCGGCGCCGACCACAGCCGGGTCCCGGTTCCACCTTCCAAGGCCGTTATGCGGTTTGTCGCCAGATCGAGCGATCCCGACTCACCGTCCGGCTTAAGGTCCGAATGCAGCAAGTAGGACTCTTCGTCTTCCAGATAGCGGCTGTAGACCGCAGAGCCAATGGTAATGCCGGGTCCGAAGGCAGCGGCTGCCTCGAGCTGCCATACTGATTCTCCGTCCCGGACTTCACCGATCCCGAAATCCCCCGCGTCCTCGCCGTAGAAGTACAGGCGTCCGCCGGGCATCGGCTGCGCGCCCGCAGGCAAGCCGGCCCACAACGGGTCCGGCACAAGGCCCGCGGCTCCGGCTTCGAGGCGCATTCCCGGCCCGGCCCGCTCGCTCGTTGAGCTGAGGCACAGGGCGGCGGGATCGTCCCGGCACACTTCCGGGGCCCGGTCCACCACCATTCCTCCGGTGTCGCGGACGATGTCGCCGGTGTCGATGTTCCGGAGCTGGACACGGTCCAGCCACGGCCACCACGCTTCGTTGATAGTGCGATACCTGAAGTCGCCCGGCGCAATGAACGCCACCAGGTTCTTACCGTCAACCTGTTCCAGGAACGCGACGTACGGCGGATTGCCCACGTAATCGTTTCCGGGGCTTGCCGCATGCTTCCACCGGACCTTGCCGGTCGCCACATCAACTGCGGCCAGCTCCAGCTTCCTGCCCTCGCTCACATAAACGAAGGCCGTGCCGTCCTTGACCTGTGGCTGGCCAACAACATT
Encoded proteins:
- the guaB gene encoding IMP dehydrogenase → MTQEFNPFAFEGLTYDDVLLLPGPTDVIPSEADTSSRLSKRITVQTPLLSAAMDTVTESRMAIAMARQGGLGVIHRNLSIQDQAEHVDRVKRSESGMITNPVTISPDATLAELDELCFNYRVSGLPVVDTDGKLLGICTNRDTRFVPRADYPTTKVHEVMTAMPLITGKVGISRPEVIELLGKNRIEKLPLVDDAGMLQGLITVKDFDKAEQYPLATKDDEGRLRVGAAIGFFGDGYERGMAMIDAGADLLVVDTANGHSSGVLDMIARLKKDPAAAHVDIIGGQAATREGAQALIDAGADAIKVGVGPGSICTTRVVAGVGVPQVTAIYESAKAAIPAGVPLIADGGLQYSGDIGKALVAGADTVMLGSLLAGAAESPGDLVFVNGKQFKAYRGMGSLGAMQTRGKNTSYSKDRYFQADVPDDEKLIPEGIEGQVPYRGPLSAVAHQLVGGLRQTMFYTGARTIAELKEKGKFVRITGAGLKESHPHDIMITAEAPNYKR
- a CDS encoding PQQ-binding-like beta-propeller repeat protein, translated to MGRTRYSLKTTLTALMAPTLAGALLAGCSADADASSAAGSAAAQADQNSRPAEELWSTKLNVVGQPQVKDGTAFVYVSEGRKLELAAVDVATGKVRWKHAASPGNDYVGNPPYVAFLEQVDGKNLVAFIAPGDFRYRTINEAWWPWLDRVQLRNIDTGDIVRDTGGMVVDRAPEVCRDDPAALCLSSTSERAGPGMRLEAGAAGLVPDPLWAGLPAGAQPMPGGRLYFYGEDAGDFGIGEVRDGESVWQLEAAAAFGPGITIGSAVYSRYLEDEESYLLHSDLKPDGESGSLDLATNRITALEGGTGTRLWSAPGTDCNDQFDTGPHKLEDGALLGIRCLTRGKAIFDDGEIASFEGLDVVIEGYGLLTGKSKWQLDAGADEDLVTGPAAANSGEDLSQRIELNGKPVLLDVASGKTSPAPDAADEEAVQHVCFSEGTYEFWRAAHPGGEAPTERSGGYLATSCAGGEGLRPSQAAVRDAGVGADGAFLIAYEGRLTAYKGTGRRRGLS